TTCTATCAGGCGCTCACCACCCCGACCGATCTTGACCCGGAACAGTCCAACTGGACGTTCAGCGTCGTGCCATCGCTCACGCCGAACTTCTCGGCGGCGGACAATGTGATCGCCAAACCGGTTGTGCAGGATCCGCTGAACCTCGGCCACCCGATCGTTGACTTTTACAAGACGGATTATGACGCGTCCAAGTGGAACAGGATCGCCGTGCCGGGCAGTTGGCAGACGCAGGGCGTCGGCGCCGACGGCAAGCCCTATGCCGGTTATTACGACCCGACGTTTGGCTACGACGCGCCTTTCTACACAAATACCAACATGCCGACCGGCGTCACCTTCCGCGGGACGTCTTATCAGATCTGGCCCAACAACCACAGCAACATACCGCTGGCCCCGAACGGCGGGAGCGCCGGCAATCCCAACAACTACAACCCCGTGGGCTTCTACCGCCGGTATTTCAGCGTCGACCCCGCGTGGATCGAAGACGGCTACAAGGTGTTTCTCTCGTTCCAGGGCGTTGAGTCGGCCTACTACGTGTATATCAACGGCGTTGAGGTGGGTTATCACGAGGACAGCCACACGCCGGGCGAGTTCGACGTCACCGATCTCCTGAACGCCGATGGCAGCCCCAATCTGCTTGCCGTGAAGGTTTTCCGGTGGTCGGACGGCAGTTGGATGGAAGATCAGGACTTCATCCGCCTGGGCGGGATCTTCCGCGACGTATTCCTCATGGCGTCGCCGCCGGCGCATATCCGCGACTACAAAGTCGATACGACGTTCGACAGTTCCTACACGGACGCCACGCTGACGCTCAAGACGACGGTCAAAAACTATTCGGGCGCGGCGACAGGCAGTCTGGCCGTGGCCGCGAAGGTCATCGATCCCTATGGGCAGGACATTCTGGCGCGGACGTCGCTGAAATTTGACGTGGGCGCCGTCAGCGCGCAGGGGGAGGTCTCCGTCTCCGGCTCGGTCCTCGTCGAGAACCCGCACAAGTGGTTCCCTGAAGATCCGTATCTCTATACGCTTGTCGTCACGCTTTACGACAAAGAGACGATGAAGCCCCTCGAATATCTCAGTCAGGAACTGGGGTTTAGGCAGATCACCTTCCGCCAGGCCGACGGTGTCACATCTGATATCGTCAGGCTGAACGGTGTGAAGATCATGTTCAGGGGCGTCAACAGGCACGACACGTCGCCCTACGGCGGGCACTACGTCAGCCCGACGGAGTACGAGGCCGACCTCAAAATCATGAAGCGGAACAACATCAACACCATTCGCACGGCTCACTATCCAAATGACTCGTATCTGTACTGGCTGGCCGACAAATATGGCATCATGGTCATCGCCGAGGCCAACGTCGAGCGGCACGGCGGCGACGACGGCAACAACGCCGGTACGAGCGCGACCGCCGGGAACTCGGTGTTTACGAACGACAGGTTCACCGACGCCATCATCGCGCGCAACGCCAACAATGTCCACCGCTTGAAGAACTACCCGTCCGTCGTGATGTATTCGGTCGGCAATGAGACGGGTTCGCACCCGCGCTGGAACGACGTTGTGGCGGAGGTCCGCAAGATAGACCCGGGCAAACCGTGGCACAACGAGGGCATGCGCAACTACGCGTCGGGCAACAACTACGGTACGGCGGCCAATGCCGAAAGCCGTGTGGACGTCTACTCGACGATGTACGCCGGTGTGGGCACCAACGCGGGCAACACGGCCGGTGTCCGCCTGCCCTATATCCAGTGCGAATACGCCCACGCGATGGGCAACTCGGTCGGCAATCTGAAGGAATACTGGGACAGTTACCGCGGGTACGCGCTGTCGCAGGGCGGCTGCATCTGGGATTACGTGGACCAGGCCGTCTGGACGTTGGTCCCCGCGAGTTACAATCTGCCCGAGTCCGGTCCGATTCGTATCAACGGTCAAACGACGACGAACGTCACCAGTAACCTGTTTTATGTGGACGAAGAGTACGGCAGGGTGCTCAAGCCCGGCGCGGGCGTGCTGTACAACGACCCGGTCTTCAACAATAAGATTTCGGGCCGTCAGCCGTTTTCCATCGAGCTTTGGGCCAGACCGCAGGACATTTTGACGAACAAAGTCCTCGTCGCCAAGGGCGACACCCAAGTTGCCATCAAGACCGGGACCATCAACAACCAGACGGTGTTTGAGTTCTATGTGTACAACGCCGGCGGGTGGCTTTCGGCTTCGGCCCCTGTGCCGACTGACTTCAACAACGGTGTCATGCATCATATTGTCGGCACCTTCGACGGTTCGACGCTGAGATTGCATTACGACGGCCGCGAAATCGCCGCCAAGACGATCGACGCGACCGCCGGCATATCGACCAACAGCTACCCGTTCGGCGTCGGGCGCGACGCGCAGAGCGGCGGTTCCCGCGATTCGGTTTCGTATATCGCGGGGGCCAGGGTGTTCACGCGTGTGCTCACGCAGGACGAGATCACCGCCGGCGCGGACAGCCGCCGGCCGAGCGACCCGTGCCCGGCCGACGACGCGAGCGTGATCCTCTGGGCCGACTACACCAAGGGCGACTTACAGGAAGTCCCCGCCAGCGCCTACATGAACGATATTTTCAAAAACGGCATGTACCTCGGCTACGGCGGCGACTGGGGCGAGGGCAACACCGACAACAGCTTCTGTGCCAATGGCATCATCACGGCCACCCGCGAACCGGAGCCGGAGATGCAGGAAGTGAAGAAGGTCTATCAGGAGATCAACTTCACGGCCGGCGACAGCGACCTCCGCGGCGGCGTCGTAAACGTCCGCAATGAAATGATGGGGCTGAACGCCAATGTCTACGATTACGTGTGGCGGCTGACCGAGGACGGCGCCGTCATAGCCTCCGGCACGGTTGAAAACGTTCCCGATATGCCCGTTTACAAACAGATGGGTACCATACGGGACATCCCGACCGTCGCGATGGAGATTCCATATCTTGAGAGCCTGCCCGAAGCGCCGAAAGCGGGGGCGGAATACCACCTGACGATCCAGGCCGTCCGTAAAGACGCGCCCATATGGGCGGATGCATCGCCTGAGCAGGCGGATGCACGGCACGTCATGGCGGAAGAACAGTTCAAAGTCCCTGTCGACACGGGCAAGATCGCCGCGCTGAGGCTCGACGCCGCGCCCGCCGCGCTCTCTGTCGCAAACGGAGACAGCCTCACTGTCTCGGGCGATGATTTCAGCGTCACGTTTGACAAAGCCACGGGTTTTATCACTGATTATTCGGCGGGCGGCCGGACGCTCCTGACCCAGGGCCCTGTCCCGCAGTTCTGGCGCGCGACGATGAACAACGACAACGTGTCCAGCAACAACTGGACCAATGTCGACCAGAATCTGCCCGCGCTGCAGTCGCTGACTGTGACCGGATCCAATGACGGATGGGTGCAGACCGTCAGCGTGTCTTACAACCTGACCGCTGTCAACGCATCCACCTACCTCAACATGACGTATACCGTATATTTCAACGGCGCAATCAGAATTGACACGGCGCTGCGCACATCCGACACGAGCCAGCTCCTGCGTTTCGGGGCCGACCTGCGTATGCCGGCGGCGTTCGAGAACGTCGAATGGCTGACGCGCGGTCCGCGCGAGAATCTCAACGACAGGCAGACCGGCGCTTTTGTCGGGCGCTATCGGACCACGGTCACGGACAATCTCTGGAATTACATCGATCCGCAGGACACGGGCACCCACGAGGACACCCGCTGGATGGCCGTGACCGACGACGCTGGCGCGGGGCTGCTTGTTACCGCGACGGGCGAAAAGCTCTTTGAGGCCAACGCACTGCACTATACCTGGCGTATGCTGGGAAGCCAGCGCCACATC
This genomic stretch from Oscillospiraceae bacterium harbors:
- a CDS encoding discoidin domain-containing protein, with translation MRYRFKALAILLAVVMVLGPTGPTVVFAADTTAYFTYTAMGDGLHQFNFTGSWTTASTAADAWTDYEGASYTFKFYGKQALIYGTVAPSHGSIAVSIDGGESVATSQYAASRQANQLCYESPALSEGLHELTVTSLGVSTVYRIGVVQSEDAAFASAFYSLHIPVNVSADLALPAAVAGTAVSWQSLVPSYIADDGRILGTGAASLKASAVRGDAAFERVFAFNIVEPVDLSGYLDRPIPYPGSVRTSAAASSYEGSGTQPANAIDDSTTTYWHSRWSSPAGRAPHTLTVTLSDTLPVKGVTYLPRNDSGSGWENGSATAGYIAVSTTGAEDDFTKVVDFTRVSSRDKTTIAFPETVLANYVRLVVTVANDNGSFNGNFANCADFGILKPARTIAERVSLYAADILAQLSAETKGITKGTYPLSAQITAEFAINRIVAAVTDAGAVQSVADIDTAAAQFYDSFYGHSKEELLTLIDAAEAALGAHAVGGAEGDVTQETRDALAGAVAQARGVAQDGTKLAIHDEYLTLSWAIEAFNNRIISAFPEITGSIGWNKATLPARARESFTNLEWTGKTSGSIENSKVFDVNREPAHADLIPYQSEEAAVAGSRAYDKTGSVFYQALTTPTDLDPEQSNWTFSVVPSLTPNFSAADNVIAKPVVQDPLNLGHPIVDFYKTDYDASKWNRIAVPGSWQTQGVGADGKPYAGYYDPTFGYDAPFYTNTNMPTGVTFRGTSYQIWPNNHSNIPLAPNGGSAGNPNNYNPVGFYRRYFSVDPAWIEDGYKVFLSFQGVESAYYVYINGVEVGYHEDSHTPGEFDVTDLLNADGSPNLLAVKVFRWSDGSWMEDQDFIRLGGIFRDVFLMASPPAHIRDYKVDTTFDSSYTDATLTLKTTVKNYSGAATGSLAVAAKVIDPYGQDILARTSLKFDVGAVSAQGEVSVSGSVLVENPHKWFPEDPYLYTLVVTLYDKETMKPLEYLSQELGFRQITFRQADGVTSDIVRLNGVKIMFRGVNRHDTSPYGGHYVSPTEYEADLKIMKRNNINTIRTAHYPNDSYLYWLADKYGIMVIAEANVERHGGDDGNNAGTSATAGNSVFTNDRFTDAIIARNANNVHRLKNYPSVVMYSVGNETGSHPRWNDVVAEVRKIDPGKPWHNEGMRNYASGNNYGTAANAESRVDVYSTMYAGVGTNAGNTAGVRLPYIQCEYAHAMGNSVGNLKEYWDSYRGYALSQGGCIWDYVDQAVWTLVPASYNLPESGPIRINGQTTTNVTSNLFYVDEEYGRVLKPGAGVLYNDPVFNNKISGRQPFSIELWARPQDILTNKVLVAKGDTQVAIKTGTINNQTVFEFYVYNAGGWLSASAPVPTDFNNGVMHHIVGTFDGSTLRLHYDGREIAAKTIDATAGISTNSYPFGVGRDAQSGGSRDSVSYIAGARVFTRVLTQDEITAGADSRRPSDPCPADDASVILWADYTKGDLQEVPASAYMNDIFKNGMYLGYGGDWGEGNTDNSFCANGIITATREPEPEMQEVKKVYQEINFTAGDSDLRGGVVNVRNEMMGLNANVYDYVWRLTEDGAVIASGTVENVPDMPVYKQMGTIRDIPTVAMEIPYLESLPEAPKAGAEYHLTIQAVRKDAPIWADASPEQADARHVMAEEQFKVPVDTGKIAALRLDAAPAALSVANGDSLTVSGDDFSVTFDKATGFITDYSAGGRTLLTQGPVPQFWRATMNNDNVSSNNWTNVDQNLPALQSLTVTGSNDGWVQTVSVSYNLTAVNASTYLNMTYTVYFNGAIRIDTALRTSDTSQLLRFGADLRMPAAFENVEWLTRGPRENLNDRQTGAFVGRYRTTVTDNLWNYIDPQDTGTHEDTRWMAVTDDAGAGLLVTATGEKLFEANALHYTWRMLGSQRHIYQINPVSDTILGVSYGSRGTGGASCGPATLSQYTLQAGNISYSYTLLPIAGDEADLGSVALQYRGDFEYVLSDCAIHGVTVDGTSVSASFSVGDDSPAFESARLVVAVYGEDGRLAALKWSDVEITGAGTYATAYTLDAPLALGDTLKVFAFTSDSYEPLCDAYTLAG